A single Vigna radiata var. radiata cultivar VC1973A chromosome 8, Vradiata_ver6, whole genome shotgun sequence DNA region contains:
- the LOC106771371 gene encoding photosynthetic NDH subunit of subcomplex B 5, chloroplastic, with translation MAVCSSLSLLPPIPSQPKTFSFSQTPLTKIFINGNTPTRFLLNAGFNEIEPDLNEDPKDIYATNGIDADDFEYGIYDGHHTYFEGEQKGTFWGSIMEEIAAAEPPTGFQGLMSWLFPPAIALGVYFNVPGEYLYIAAGVFVIVFCIIEMDKPDKPHHFEPHIYNMERGARDKMINDYNTMNIWEFNEKYGDLWDTTIQKDDITKR, from the exons ATGGCAGTGTGTtcctcactctcacttcttcctCCCATCCCTTCTCAACCCAAAACATTCTCGTTTTCTCAAACACCACTCACAAAGATCTTCATCAACGGTAACACCCCAACAAGATTCTTGTTGAATGCTGGTTTCAACGAGATAGAGCCTGACCTCAATGAAGATCCTAAAGACATATATGCCACCAATGGAATTGATGCT GATGATTTTGAGTATGGAATTTATGATGGCCACCACACTTACTTTGAAGGAGAACAGAAAG GAACATTTTGGGGTTCAATTATGGAAGAGATAGCAGCAGCAGAACCCCCCACAGGATTCCAGG GGCTTATGTCATGGCTCTTCCCACCAGCCATTGCTCTTGGGGTGTACTTCAATGTTCCG GGGGAATACTTGTACATTGCAGCAGGCGTATTTGTAATTGTATTTTGCATTATTGAGATGGATAAACCTGATAAACCCCACCACTTTGAACCTCACATATACAATATGGAAAGAGGAGCTCGAGACAAGATGATTAATGACTATAATACCATGAACATATGGGAGTTCAATGAAAAATATGGTGACCTTTGGGATACTACTATCCAGAAGGATGACATAACCAAGAGATag
- the LOC106772765 gene encoding serine/threonine receptor-like kinase NFP: MTPLKLHHFLLLMFIFFFFFFLLPSSHAQTPRQANNTGFTCTGTRTCAAYAFYRASAPNFLDLAAVGDLFEVSRQMIATPSNISSVSSALVEDQPLFVPLTCSCNPVNATFGSLSYANISYAIQPNDTFFVVSTYKFNNLTTYPSVETVNPTLVATNLSIGQVTIFPVFCKCPDTNNTNYMISYVVQPEDNISSIASAFGVQEQAIIDVNNDTLYDYDTIFIPVEQLPSLSQPAVAPAAPPGGNGSDTGSGSGKDRTGTVRGLGIGLGVVGMLLVLVGGVWLWREFVMKKRLGYEDEEEEGGRKKVYSGGKEGQKADFDVKLMANVSDCLDKYRVFDVEELVEATDGFDSRSLIEGSVYKGEIDGELFAIKKMKWNAYEELKILQKVNHGNLVKLEGFCVDPEEANCYLVYEYVENGSLYSWLHEERKEKLNWKTRLRIAIDIANGLQYIHEHTRPRVVHKDIKSSNILLDYNKRAKIANFGLAKSGMNAITMHIVGTQGYIAPEYLADGVVSTKMDVFSFGVVLLELISGKEAIDKEGNLLWASAIRTFEVDSEQEKARRLREWMDKDILRETCSMESLMGVLTVAIACLQKDQSKRPSIMDIVYALCKSEDLGFDISDDGLGSPRVVAR, translated from the exons ATGACACCCCTCAAACTGCATCACTTCCTCCTTCTCatgttcatcttcttcttcttcttcttcttgctcccTTCTTCCCACGCTCAAACGCCACGTCAGGCGAACAACACGGGCTTCACGTGCACGGGCACCCGCACCTGCGCCGCCTACGCCTTCTACCGTGCCTCCGCCCCCAACTTCCTGGACCTGGCCGCCGTGGGCGACCTCTTCGAGGTGAGCCGCCAAATGATAGCCACGCCGAGCAACATCTCCTCCGTGTCCTCCGCCTTGGTCGAAGACCAGCCCCTCTTCGTCCCTCTGACCTGCTCCTGCAACCCCGTGAATGCCACCTTCGGGTCCCTCTCCTACGCCAACATCTCCTACGCCATCCAACCCAACGATACCTTCTTCGTCGTCTCCACCTACAAGTTCAACAACCTCACCACTTACCCTTCCGTCGAAACCGTCAACCCCACCTTGGTCGCCACCAACCTCTCCATCGGCCAGGTCACCATCTTCCCTGTCTTCTGCAAATGCCCCGACACCAACAACACCAACTACATGATCTCCTACGTTGTGCAACCCGAGGACAACATCTCCTCCATTGCCTCAGCTTTTGGGGTTCAGGAACAGGCTATAATTGACGTCAACAACGACACACTCTATGATTACGACACCATTTTCATCCCTGTGGAGCAGCTTCCGTCTCTGTCGCAGCCTGCGGTGGCTCCGGCTGCGCCCCCTGGTGGGAATGGGAGTGACACTGGGAGTGGGAGTGGCAAGGATAGAACTGGAACTGTTAGAGGGTTGGGGATTGGGTTGGGGGTGGTGGGGATGTTATTGGTGTTGGTGGGTGGGGTGTGGTTGTGGAGAGAGTTTGTGATGAAGAAAAGGTTGGGATATGaggatgaggaggaggagggaGGGAGGAAGAAGGTGTATTCGGGCGGGAAAGAGGGTCAGAAAGCTGATTTCGATGTGAAACTGATGGCGAATGTGTCGGATTGTTTGGACAAGTACAGGGTTTTTGATGTTGAGGAACTGGTGGAGGCCACGGATGGGTTTGATTCAAGGTCCTTGATTGAGGGATCCGTTTACAAAGGGGAGATTGATGGGGAGCTCTTTGCCATCAAGAAGATGAAGTGGAATGCCTATGAGGAACTTAAGATCTTGCAGAAG GTAAACCATGGGAATCTGGTGAAGTTGGAGGGATTCTGCGTAGACCCAGAAGAAGCAAACTGTTATCTAGTCTATGAATATGTGGAGAATGGATCTCTATACTCGTGGTTGCATGaggagagaaaggaaaagttgAACTGGAAAACAAGGCTAAGAATAGCCATTGACATTGCCAACGGCCTCCAATACATCCACGAGCACACAAGGCCACGAGTTGTGCACAAAGACATCAAGAGCAGCAACATTCTGTTGGACTACAACAAGAGAGCCAAAATTGCAAATTTTGGGCTTGCAAAGTCTGGAATGAATGCCATCACCATGCACATTGTGGGAACACAGGGCTACATTGCCCCTGAATATCTGGCTGATGGTGTGGTCTCCACAAAGATGGATGTGTTCTCTTTTGGGGTTGTGTTACTTGAACTAATTTCTGGGAAGGAAGCCATTGATAAGGAGGGAAATCTGTTGTGGGCAAGTGCCATCAGAACCTTTGAGGTGGACAGTGAGCAAGAGAAGGCTAGAAGACTGAGGGAATGGATGGATAAGGACATTTTAAGGGAGACATGTTCAATGGAAAGTTTGATGGGTGTTCTCACTGTTGCAATTGCTTGCTTGCAGAAAGACCAGTCAAAGAGGCCAAGCATAATGGACATTGTCTATGCACTGTGTAAAAGTGAAGATTTGGGCTTTGACATCTCAGATGATGGGTTAGGCTCACCACGGGTGGTGGCTAGGTAG